One segment of Rhipicephalus microplus isolate Deutch F79 unplaced genomic scaffold, USDA_Rmic scaffold_196, whole genome shotgun sequence DNA contains the following:
- the LOC142791892 gene encoding histone H2A-like gives MSGRGKGGKAKGKSKTRSSRAGLQFPVGRIHRLLRKGNYAERVGAGAPVYLAAVLEYLAAEVLELAGNAARDNKKTRIIPRHLQLAIRNDEELNKLLSGVTIAQGGVLPNIQAVLLPKKTEKKA, from the coding sequence atgtccggacgtggcaagggcggcaaggcgaaaggcaagagcaagacccgttctagccgcgcggggcttcagttccccgtgggccgtattcaccgcctcctacgcaagggaaactacgccgagcgcgtcggagctggcgctccggtctacctggctgccgtactcgagtacctggccgccgaggtgctcgagctggcgggcaacgccgctcgtgacaacaagaagacccggatcatcccccgtcacttgcagctcgccatccgcaacgacgaggagctgaacaaactgctttccggcgtcaccatcgcgcagggcggtgtgttgcccaacattcaagccgtgcttcttccaaagaagacggagaagaaggcgtaa